ATATGGATACTTATACGGAGCAACTTGTCCAGGCATGTTTTCTGGACATGGAAAATCCAGTAGCACACTGGCAGGAAATCCTCCGAAAGGCAGAAGCCATTAAATTATGGCTGAACACGATTGGTGCAGAATACTTTCATGTCCGGTCCGAGAGCTGTAACCTGAAAATACGTGTTGGAAAACAAAGGAAATGGCTGGGGCTTTCCGGCCATAATATCCCTAGCTTTGAGCTTTTCATATCACCGGACTGGCGGGGAACGGAAGGTTTTTTCCATGCAGATCAAATCTCTTTTCGCAGCGGCCATAGAATTTCGGGCGTTCGCCTGGAGTTTTCTAAAGGCAGGGTGGTCAAAGCCAGTGCAGAAGAAGGAGAACGTTTTTTGCATCAGCAGCTGGATACGGATGAGGGAGCACGGAGAATCGGGGAGTTTTCGCTGACCGACAGGCGTTTTTCCCGGATCAGCCGTTTTATGGCCAATACTCTTTTCGATGAAAACTACGGCGGCAGATGGGGAAACTGTCATATTGCCATAGGGTCAGCCTATGCAGACAGTTTCACCGGCGATCTTGCCTCTTTTGGAGCAGAAGAAAAAAAACAGCTGGGATTCAATGATTCAGCCCTTCACTGGGATCTTGTCAATACACAACCCAAAACGGTA
This genomic stretch from Desulfobotulus pelophilus harbors:
- a CDS encoding aminopeptidase — encoded protein: METVILERYADVLLWALDRARGTTLCPEDIILLRYHTPALPLADILFEKILAKGGHPLVRTAMSPAMEKAFYGRGSDSQISFHAPGEEELFSSLNGSIYLHAPESLTHLAQTDPSRIACFARSRKPFKKILDKRDAQGLFGWTLCIYPTQELACQAGMDMDTYTEQLVQACFLDMENPVAHWQEILRKAEAIKLWLNTIGAEYFHVRSESCNLKIRVGKQRKWLGLSGHNIPSFELFISPDWRGTEGFFHADQISFRSGHRISGVRLEFSKGRVVKASAEEGERFLHQQLDTDEGARRIGEFSLTDRRFSRISRFMANTLFDENYGGRWGNCHIAIGSAYADSFTGDLASFGAEEKKQLGFNDSALHWDLVNTQPKTVEAVLPSGKRIEIYKDGMFLTP